A portion of the Juglans microcarpa x Juglans regia isolate MS1-56 chromosome 1D, Jm3101_v1.0, whole genome shotgun sequence genome contains these proteins:
- the LOC121235690 gene encoding clathrin interactor 1-like, translated as MTRIAEASFEVDDYWRIIDVLHRRFYSIDWKRWRQSYKSLVLLAFLLTHGPEDLAEEFQRDADLIQELGTFKHIDEKGFNWGVSMQKKSEEILKLLGGGIALKEARLKALKITKEIQGFGSPNTTSPSSSTASTTPSSSSETSRFSSILSSCSTTSTPTWNDTYELNKHDQLRSPTKDSNSEEGTRDHEENSKYFTFKNKNVNVGSHQWDSPEVLETGFLLDSEDEKADGFISGICSKLAGISPSGGNDDQEFGFRSVSDAGRSSSVTKKKFDRQYSLWY; from the exons ATGACAAGAATAGCTGAAGCATCCTTTGAGGTGGATGATTATTGGAGAATTATTGATGTTCTTCATAGAAG GTTCTATAGCATTGATTGGAAGCGATGGAGACAATCCTACAAATCACTGGTACTTCTTGCGTTCTTACTAACTCATGGTCCTGAAGATTTGGCTGAAGAATTCCAACGTGATGCTGATCTTATTCAAGAGCTTGGAACATTTAAACACATAGATGAGAAGGG GTTCAACTGGGGCGTCAGCATGCAGAAGAAATCAGAGGAGATACTTAAACTTCTAGGAGGAGGAATAGCACTCAAAGAAGCGCGTCTGAAAGCTctcaaaataacaaaagaaatccAAGGATTTGGAAGTCCAAACacgacttctccttcctctagTACTGCTAGTACTACTCCCTCATCTTCCTCCGAAACGTCAAGGTTTTCTTCAATTCTCTCATCGTGTTCTACAACAAGTACTCCCACATGGAATGATACATATGAGTTGAACAAACATGATCAACTGCGCTCACCTACAAAAGATTCTAATTCAGAAGAAGGAACACGCGATCATGAGGAGAATAGCAAATATttcacatttaaaaacaagaatGTTAATGTAGGATCACACCAATGGGATAGCCCTGAGGTTCTAGAAACGGGTTTTTTGCTTGATTCTGAAGATGAAAAGGCGGATGGTTTTATTAGTGGAATTTGCTCAAAGCTTGCTGGCATTAGTCCCTCTGGAGGCAATGATGATCAGGAATTTGGATTTAGGAGTGTTTCTGATGCTGGAAGATCATCCTCAGTGACGAAGAAAAAGTTTGATCGCCAGTATTCACTCTGGTATTGA